In Lentibacillus amyloliquefaciens, one DNA window encodes the following:
- a CDS encoding GntR family transcriptional regulator, translating into MMINPDSAKPIYIQISEWIENEILNENFKPDEKVHSQYKLADMFNINPATAAKGLTLLSEEKILYNKRGLGKFVSSDAKAIITEKRKDKTLKRLIQEAVLEAERLHVDEKELMNMMKKTINERKGDAT; encoded by the coding sequence TTGATGATCAATCCGGATAGCGCCAAACCGATTTACATACAGATTTCGGAATGGATTGAGAACGAAATCCTCAATGAGAACTTCAAACCGGACGAAAAAGTACATTCCCAATACAAGCTTGCCGATATGTTCAACATTAATCCTGCTACAGCGGCAAAAGGGTTGACGTTATTGTCTGAGGAGAAAATTCTTTATAACAAGCGCGGACTCGGTAAATTTGTTTCGTCTGATGCCAAGGCCATCATTACCGAAAAACGAAAAGACAAGACTTTAAAGCGGCTTATTCAAGAGGCTGTGCTGGAAGCCGAACGATTACATGTGGATGAAAAAGAATTAATGAACATGATGAAGAAAACGATCAATGAACGTAAGGGGGATGCAACATGA
- a CDS encoding YaiI/YqxD family protein, translated as MNVYVDADACPVKKTITSVAREFNVPVILVKSFSHFSHDNEQPGVETIYVDTGAEAADYRIMKLANQGDIIVTQDYGLASLGLSKGCTVLHHKGFTYTNQNIDHLLQTRHMNAMARKSGKRTKGPKAFSHEDELKFHDLFRKTLEETR; from the coding sequence ATGAATGTTTACGTGGATGCGGATGCCTGTCCGGTTAAAAAAACAATCACATCTGTTGCTCGTGAATTCAATGTACCGGTCATACTTGTGAAAAGTTTTTCCCATTTTTCGCATGATAACGAACAGCCCGGTGTCGAGACAATTTATGTGGATACAGGTGCCGAAGCTGCAGATTACCGGATTATGAAACTGGCAAACCAGGGAGATATCATCGTCACGCAGGATTACGGTCTTGCCTCGCTGGGACTTTCCAAAGGGTGTACCGTGTTGCATCATAAAGGGTTCACCTACACGAATCAGAATATCGATCATCTGCTGCAAACACGGCACATGAATGCAATGGCACGTAAAAGCGGAAAGCGGACAAAGGGGCCTAAAGCGTTCAGCCACGAGGATGAATTGAAATTCCACGACCTGTTCCGGAAAACACTTGAAGAAACACGCTAA
- a CDS encoding GNAT family N-acetyltransferase yields MNNQIVLDDMKKTDWNQVYHIFNEGIQTGNATFETEAPTWESWDRDYFSVCRLVAQKGQEVVGWAALTPISKREAHCGAAEVSIYISSTSTGNGVGTKLLERLVDVSEECGFWSLEADIFKENESSILLHKKCGFREVGTRRRLGKLNGVWRDVVILERRSDVVGMD; encoded by the coding sequence ATGAACAATCAAATTGTATTGGATGACATGAAAAAAACAGATTGGAATCAGGTTTATCATATTTTCAACGAAGGCATTCAAACAGGAAATGCAACATTCGAGACGGAAGCTCCGACCTGGGAGTCGTGGGATCGTGATTATTTCTCGGTTTGCAGGCTGGTAGCACAGAAAGGTCAAGAAGTTGTCGGCTGGGCGGCACTGACCCCGATTTCAAAACGTGAGGCGCATTGTGGAGCGGCTGAGGTAAGCATTTATATCAGCAGCACGAGTACGGGAAATGGGGTTGGAACCAAGCTGCTTGAGCGTTTGGTGGATGTCAGTGAAGAATGCGGATTCTGGTCATTGGAAGCGGATATTTTTAAGGAAAATGAAAGCAGCATTCTCTTACATAAAAAATGCGGGTTCAGAGAAGTTGGTACTAGACGCCGTCTCGGAAAGTTAAACGGTGTATGGCGTGACGTGGTCATTCTGGAAAGACGGAGTGATGTTGTTGGCATGGATTAG
- a CDS encoding LysM peptidoglycan-binding domain-containing protein: protein MRIHVARNGDSLWQIAQNYGSAVNQIVLLNELDNPDVLVVGQTLVIPEPGLEHVIQPGDTLWQIAQMLEVTVQELTAANNITDPSLIYAGQMLKNPYFTHIVRAGEYIWLIAQQYGASPEQIIAANDIEPPGLIFPGQTLRIPATAKPVTEVNAYTTRVDEQGVPDVLRVGRYLTYLSPFMYSITEDGSLTILSEEPVLQAAKANNVAPLLVVTNFTQSEFNSDLAAAVLRNTEAQEQLISELLEVMRAKGYAGVNFNFEYVYPEDRENYNQFLRRVVARLHPEGFLVSTALAPKETAGQEGLLYEAHDYQAHGEIADFVALMTYEWGWAGGEPWAIAPVNKVRDILDYAVTVMPRDKILMGVPLYGRDWEIPWTEGTIASTVSPKEAVQLAAVNGVAIQYDETYQSPFFRYTDETGQEHEVWFEDARSMQAKYDAVKEYGLRGVSYWALGTPFPQNWPVLQDNFNIRKY, encoded by the coding sequence ATGCGGATACATGTCGCACGAAACGGTGATTCGCTATGGCAGATAGCACAAAATTATGGGTCAGCTGTTAATCAGATTGTTTTGTTGAATGAATTGGATAACCCGGATGTGCTGGTTGTCGGCCAGACATTGGTTATCCCGGAGCCTGGTCTTGAACATGTTATCCAGCCTGGCGATACGTTATGGCAAATAGCCCAAATGCTTGAGGTGACGGTTCAGGAACTTACGGCGGCCAATAATATTACAGACCCGTCGTTGATATATGCCGGGCAAATGCTGAAGAATCCTTATTTCACGCATATTGTAAGAGCTGGGGAGTACATTTGGTTGATTGCGCAACAGTATGGTGCCAGTCCTGAACAAATTATTGCAGCCAATGATATTGAACCGCCAGGCCTTATATTTCCGGGTCAGACGCTAAGAATTCCTGCTACAGCAAAGCCTGTAACCGAAGTGAATGCTTATACGACGCGGGTGGATGAACAGGGTGTCCCTGATGTATTACGTGTGGGAAGATATTTGACTTATCTGTCCCCATTCATGTATAGCATAACGGAAGATGGATCGCTTACAATACTTTCAGAAGAACCGGTTCTTCAAGCAGCGAAGGCTAATAACGTGGCACCGTTATTGGTGGTGACTAATTTCACACAGAGTGAGTTTAACTCGGATTTAGCGGCAGCTGTCCTTCGTAATACTGAAGCACAGGAGCAGCTTATCAGTGAACTTTTGGAGGTTATGCGTGCAAAAGGCTATGCGGGCGTTAATTTTAATTTTGAATATGTTTACCCGGAGGACCGCGAGAACTATAATCAATTTCTAAGGCGTGTGGTGGCGCGTCTTCACCCGGAAGGTTTTCTCGTTTCAACAGCTTTGGCACCAAAAGAAACTGCCGGCCAGGAGGGTTTGCTGTATGAAGCACATGACTACCAGGCACATGGGGAAATTGCTGATTTTGTGGCGTTGATGACATATGAATGGGGATGGGCAGGCGGTGAACCATGGGCGATTGCGCCTGTGAATAAAGTAAGGGATATACTCGATTATGCTGTCACCGTTATGCCCCGCGATAAAATTCTTATGGGCGTTCCTTTATATGGCCGTGACTGGGAAATCCCGTGGACAGAGGGTACCATTGCAAGTACCGTGAGTCCGAAAGAAGCGGTGCAGCTGGCAGCAGTAAACGGGGTAGCCATTCAATATGATGAAACGTACCAGTCCCCATTTTTCCGATATACGGATGAAACCGGACAGGAACATGAAGTATGGTTTGAAGACGCGCGTAGTATGCAGGCCAAATATGATGCCGTAAAGGAATATGGCCTGAGAGGTGTCAGTTATTGGGCACTGGGAACGCCATTCCCGCAAAATTGGCCGGTGCTTCAGGATAATTTCAATATCAGGAAATATTAA
- a CDS encoding cytochrome P450, translated as MAITREKGMDNTHRLLMEGFHYIPERRRKFQSNIFQTRLLGQKVICIGGEEAAEVFYDEGKFKRKGAAPNRVKETLFGKKGVQGMDDTPHRHRKQLFMSLMTSERLRELREITRWQWQVARDNWQQKREMSLFHESEKLMCRVACEWAGVPLFASELNQRTRDLAAMIDAFGAIGPRHWKGRTARNRSEKWARSLVQQVREGKRSPREGTALNAIAWHRDLNGKLLSLQTAAVELLNILRPITAIGRYVTFGALAMHDFPETSEKLRSGDETYNRMFVQEVRRYYPFGPFLGAKVRHNFNWSGHHFNKGTLVLLDVYGTNHDLDLWENPDEFRPERFKEWGGSPFDFIPQGGGDYDMGHRCAGEWVTVDVMQVSLEYLANHIDYEVPKQHLYYSMVRMPTLPKSRFMISRVTPR; from the coding sequence ATGGCAATTACGCGCGAAAAGGGCATGGATAACACACATCGATTATTAATGGAAGGTTTTCATTATATACCGGAAAGACGCCGGAAGTTTCAGTCGAATATTTTCCAGACAAGGCTGCTCGGGCAAAAAGTCATATGCATAGGGGGAGAAGAAGCGGCAGAAGTTTTTTATGACGAGGGAAAATTTAAGCGAAAAGGAGCTGCACCAAACCGTGTTAAGGAAACGCTGTTTGGCAAAAAGGGCGTCCAGGGAATGGATGATACCCCTCATAGACATCGCAAACAGCTGTTTATGTCGCTTATGACCTCCGAACGTCTTCGTGAACTGAGAGAAATCACGCGATGGCAATGGCAAGTGGCACGTGATAACTGGCAGCAAAAACGGGAGATGTCACTGTTTCATGAATCTGAAAAACTGATGTGTCGTGTTGCCTGTGAATGGGCCGGGGTTCCGTTGTTTGCGAGTGAGCTGAATCAGCGCACACGGGATCTTGCAGCCATGATTGATGCTTTCGGGGCAATCGGTCCGCGGCATTGGAAAGGGCGAACAGCACGCAACCGATCTGAAAAGTGGGCACGAAGTCTTGTGCAGCAGGTCCGGGAAGGAAAGCGCAGTCCGCGTGAAGGCACAGCTTTAAATGCGATCGCATGGCATCGTGATTTAAATGGCAAGCTGCTGAGCCTGCAGACAGCAGCAGTTGAATTGCTGAATATCCTGCGCCCGATTACAGCAATTGGAAGATATGTGACATTTGGAGCCTTGGCAATGCATGATTTTCCGGAAACAAGTGAAAAACTTCGGAGTGGTGATGAAACATACAACAGGATGTTTGTTCAGGAAGTACGCCGCTACTATCCATTTGGGCCGTTTTTAGGTGCAAAAGTCCGTCATAATTTCAATTGGAGCGGTCATCATTTCAATAAAGGAACATTGGTCTTGCTCGATGTGTATGGCACAAATCACGACCTGGATTTATGGGAGAACCCCGATGAATTCAGACCGGAGCGCTTTAAGGAGTGGGGCGGCAGTCCGTTTGATTTTATCCCGCAAGGCGGCGGTGACTATGATATGGGACATCGCTGTGCCGGTGAATGGGTAACCGTTGATGTGATGCAAGTCAGCCTCGAATATCTGGCGAATCACATTGACTATGAAGTACCAAAGCAACATTTGTATTACAGCATGGTGCGGATGCCAACATTGCCGAAAAGCCGGTTTATGATAAGTCGGGTTACACCCCGCTAG
- a CDS encoding DUF3219 family protein, with product MNQTIFINDMEFNASNVQIDSVTRHGKTLTRISFEFKVTHEESHDVTTLLYENDFTVKVPGENLEFPAAISNYSTSITNLYVEGTVGDFKLELTEKET from the coding sequence ATGAATCAAACAATTTTTATTAATGATATGGAATTTAACGCATCTAATGTACAGATAGATTCAGTCACACGACATGGAAAAACGTTAACCAGGATAAGTTTCGAGTTTAAAGTCACACATGAAGAGTCTCATGATGTCACAACACTGCTTTATGAGAATGATTTTACTGTAAAAGTCCCCGGGGAGAACCTCGAATTTCCGGCAGCAATCAGCAATTATTCGACTTCCATCACCAATTTATATGTGGAAGGGACAGTTGGCGATTTCAAACTTGAGCTGACTGAAAAAGAGACTTAG